DNA sequence from the Candidatus Sulfuricurvum sp. RIFRC-1 genome:
AGGGGATCAGGCGGGTACGGGCACTTTCCAAAAATCCGCTGATGGCTTGTACGCGGTTGGCTTGGTTGTTTTCGACCGAAAATTTGATCCCTTTGCGGTCAGGAAATCGAACATAGTCGAATTGAATCTCATCAAATCCCGCTTTGGCCGATTCTTCGGCAATATCAATGATGTATTTCCAAGACTCTTTACGGGAAGCATCGACCCAATAAAGTCCCTCTTTGTCTTTAAACAGTGTCCCGTCGGTTTTTTTGACCCCGAATTGCGGATAGGCAGTGATATAAGGGGTATCTTTGAATGAGACGATACGAGCAATGGTATAGATTCCCTCTTTTTTCAAATCAGCCACAAATTTCGGGAGGTCTTTAAACAAGATCACCTCTTGCGCCCCGATTTTATTTGCAATTGGATTTGCGGTTTTAAATGCAATTTGGCCACGGTCCATTTTGATGTCGATAACGAGAGCATTTACCTCGGTAGTACAGATCAAATGTTTCGCATTGCCCATGATTTTACCGTGAGTTGCCCCGAAGCTTGAAAGATACAGGGCTTTCGGGATAACACGGTTCAGATACATTTTCCCGCTGTTTTTATAAAATTTGCGCTCATATCCTACAGCGCGGATGCCCACTAAATTAGTTTGCGGGATTCGAAAGGTACCGTTTTCATCGGTTCGGTACTCTTTATTTCCCGAAATGACAATGGCAGATGCGATCGGCTTAGCCGTTTTTTTATCCAAAACAATTCCGCTTGTCGAAGCCCCCCATGAAAACGCTGCTAACGTCACTAAAAGCATTATTGCTCTCACTCTTTTCTCCCTCTCAAATCAATTGCGGTATCGTAGCAAAAAAAATGCCATAAATGGGAGGTTTGAAGCGATAAAATGTTAATATTCATGAACAAAATACCAAAAAGGTACTATTATCATGTCATTTACGACTTTAGGGCTTAATGCCCACCTTCTCGAAACCCTAATCGAGAAAGGATACACTGAGCCGACACCGATTCAAACTCAGGTGATTCCTCTCGTACTGCGGGGACGAGATGTTCTCGGAGCGGCACAAACCGGAACAGGGAAAACAGCCGCATTCGCCCTCCCGATCATCCAAAAATTACTCACAGTCCAAGGGAAACAATCCAGTGCCAGAGCATTGGTCATCGTCCCGACACGTGAGCTCGCATCCCAAGTGTGCGCAGCGATCGAATCGTATGCACAGGGGCTTGAATTAACGTGTATCGCTCTCTATGGCGGAGCCAATATGGCACGTCAGGCGAAAGAGCTGGGAGAGGGGGTTGATATCATCGTTGCTACTCCCGGACGCTTGATCGAGCTGAATAAACAAGGGCACGTTCCGCTCTCTCGAATCGAGTATTTGGTGTTTGATGAAGCCGATACGATTTTCGATATGGGCTTTATCCGTGAGGTAGGGCAGATTATCGATCTTCTCCCGCTCAATCGCCAAAACATGCTTTTTTCGGCAACGATGACCCCTGCGGTGAAACAGCTGAGTGAAAAAATCCTCAAAAAAGCGCTCCTCGTCGAGATCGATAACCTCAAAGCCGCCGATATGACGCTTCGTCAAGTGGTTCATCCGGTTGAAAAAGAGCGTAAAAAAGAGCTTCTTTCATTCCTGATAGGCTCGAACAACTATCCGCAGGTTCTCGTCTTTACCCGTACGAAAGCCGAAGCAGACGAAGTGAGTGCTGATCTAACCGCCAGTGGTCTCAAAAATGTTGTGATTCACGGTGACAAAAAACACGGTGCCAGAGATCGTGCACTCAGTGAATTTCGTGAAGGATCTGCCCGTATCCTCGTCGCAACCGATATTGCCGCACGCGGTTTGGATATCGAGGGGCTAGACGTCGTTATCAACTACGACATTCCTCACGTCAGTACCGACTATCTCCACCGTATCGGGCGTACGGGACGCGCGGGAAATGAGGGGCTGGCGATCACGCTCCTCTCCTCAGCAGAGCACATTTCATGGTCAAAAATCATCACCATGCTCGGCAAAAATGTCGAGACTATCTTGGTTGCTGGATTTGAACCGCCTGCGGATAACGCATTGGTAAAAACACGGGGTAAAAGTCTCTCCAAAGAGGGAGAGAAAAAAGAAAAAACGGCGGGAGCATTCGGGAATAAACGTAAAAAAGCTCCCGTTCAGCCTAAATTCGTCGGCAAACGGGGACCACGTCTCGCACGAGATGAACTCGTCGGTAAAAGCGATTCTTCAGCCAGAAACAGTGCCTTCGGTAATACGAAAAAGCCTTCACCGAAAAAATCGGGCGGACGGGGGAGATAATCTCTCCCTTTAGAGAGGTAGATCATGCTCCAAATCTCCCACACCGTTAGCATTCCCGATTCCGAAATCGAGATAACCGCTATACGCTCTCAGGGTTCTGGCGGTCAAAACGTCAACAAAGTCTCCACCGCGATCCATTTACGTTTCGACATCAGCGCTTCAACCCTTCCCGATTTCTACAAAGAACGGCTCCTAGCCATTACCGACCACCGCATTACCAAAGAGGGAATTATCAACATCAAATCCCAAGAATCAAGAAGTCAGGAAGAGAACAAAGACGCGGCGTTGGAACGGCTTAGAGAACTTATCAAAAGCGTTACTATTGTCCAAAAAAAGCGTAAACCGACCAAACCGACGAAGAACTCGCAGAAACGACGGATGGACAGTAAGACGAAACATGGGAATATTA
Encoded proteins:
- a CDS encoding putative glycoside hydrolase, with the protein product MRAIMLLVTLAAFSWGASTSGIVLDKKTAKPIASAIVISGNKEYRTDENGTFRIPQTNLVGIRAVGYERKFYKNSGKMYLNRVIPKALYLSSFGATHGKIMGNAKHLICTTEVNALVIDIKMDRGQIAFKTANPIANKIGAQEVILFKDLPKFVADLKKEGIYTIARIVSFKDTPYITAYPQFGVKKTDGTLFKDKEGLYWVDASRKESWKYIIDIAEESAKAGFDEIQFDYVRFPDRKGIKFSVENNQANRVQAISGFLESARTRLIPYNVFISADIFGYVSWHDADIEIGQRVDALAPYVDYLSPMLYPSGFNAGIPGYTNPVAANYEIVKHSLDKALEKSGGSPLAYRPWLQAFRDYAFDRRIYGDKEIRDQIRASDDFGSCGWILWNPRNVYTAAGLIRLERTAAKKVVKPAS
- a CDS encoding DEAD/DEAH box helicase, with the protein product MSFTTLGLNAHLLETLIEKGYTEPTPIQTQVIPLVLRGRDVLGAAQTGTGKTAAFALPIIQKLLTVQGKQSSARALVIVPTRELASQVCAAIESYAQGLELTCIALYGGANMARQAKELGEGVDIIVATPGRLIELNKQGHVPLSRIEYLVFDEADTIFDMGFIREVGQIIDLLPLNRQNMLFSATMTPAVKQLSEKILKKALLVEIDNLKAADMTLRQVVHPVEKERKKELLSFLIGSNNYPQVLVFTRTKAEADEVSADLTASGLKNVVIHGDKKHGARDRALSEFREGSARILVATDIAARGLDIEGLDVVINYDIPHVSTDYLHRIGRTGRAGNEGLAITLLSSAEHISWSKIITMLGKNVETILVAGFEPPADNALVKTRGKSLSKEGEKKEKTAGAFGNKRKKAPVQPKFVGKRGPRLARDELVGKSDSSARNSAFGNTKKPSPKKSGGRGR
- the arfB gene encoding alternative ribosome rescue aminoacyl-tRNA hydrolase ArfB, whose amino-acid sequence is MLQISHTVSIPDSEIEITAIRSQGSGGQNVNKVSTAIHLRFDISASTLPDFYKERLLAITDHRITKEGIINIKSQESRSQEENKDAALERLRELIKSVTIVQKKRKPTKPTKNSQKRRMDSKTKHGNIKKMRGKVNGGE